Within the Saccharomonospora amisosensis genome, the region CGGTTGGGGGTGGTCACCAGCAGCTTCCCGCCGGGCCGCAGCACCCGGTGGCACTCGGCGAGAAAGCCCTGCTGGTCCCACAGGTGCTCGATCACCTGCAGGTTGGCCACGACGCCGACGGCGGCGGTGCCGACGGGCAGGAACGCGAGGTTGCTCCGCACGGCGCCAAGCCGCGGGTAGTTGCGCGCCACATGGGTCATGGTGGGTTGGTCGTAGTCCAGCGCGACCACCCGCGACCCGGTGTCCGCTATCAGCGCCGCGCCGTAGCCCTCACCACAGCCTGCTTCCAGCACGGTCTCGCCCGCGCAATGGGGCAGCAGCGCCAGGTACGCGGCCTCGTGCCTGGCGAACCAGTAGTTCTCCTCCACGACCCCAGGCACCGTGCGCTCGCCCGTCAGGTGCAGGGTCTGCGCCCGGTTCGCGGCAGCAGTCGACACTCGCGCTCTCCCTCGTCGGTGGTCACGGATGCCAGGCAGCCGTGACCCGATTGGCGCTTACAGTGTGGGCGCTACGGTGATCCCCAGTGCACCGGGGCCGACGTGGGCGGCTATCACGGTGCTCGCCCGCACCACGACGATGTCGTTGAGGTTGGGGATGCGCTGGCGTAGCTGACCGACCACACTCAACTCGCGGTCGGTGGGCGCGGCGCACGCCACGGCGATGTCGACACCGGCGTTTCCCGCCCGGCGTACGGCGAGGTCGGTCAGCTTGGCCAGGGCGCGCTTGCCACCCGGAACCCGTGCCAGTGGTGCCACCTCGCCCTCCCGCACGGTCAGCAACGGTTTGATCGACAGCGCCGTGCCCAGCATGGCGGAGGCGGCCCCGATGCGGCCGCCCCTGCGCAGGTACTCGAGGGTGTCGACGTAGAGCAGTTCGCTGGCGCCGCGGTAGCGGCGGTCGGCCGCCTCGATGACGCGCTGTGGCGCCCCGCCCGCCGCGGCGGCCCGCGCGGCGGACAGCGCGGAGAAGCCCAGACTCATGCTGGTGGTTCCGCTGTCGATCACGTAGACGGGCACGCGTACCTGCTGGGCCGCCTCTCTGGCGGCCGCCACGGTCTGCGACATGCGGCTGGAGATGTGCAGGCTGACGATCGCGTCGGCGCCCGCGCTGACCGCGTCCTGATAGGTCCAGAAGAACGCGCCGGGGTCCGGGGGTCTGGTACTGACGGAGTGGCCCGCGCGCAGCATCTCGATCAGGTCCTCCCGGTTGAACCGGTTCTCGTCGTCGACGCGGCCGTCGGCGACGATCTGGACCTGCACTACCGAGATGCCCCACTGTGCCGCCAGTTGCTCGGGGATACAGGCGGTCGAATCGGTGATCACTGCTACCGGCACGTCCGGCAGGTTATCCCCTGTAACCACCCGTTTGAAGCAGTGTGTTGCAACTTTCGGACGCAACGGATCAACCGCACGTAGTTCCCGGTGCTCAGATCAGTTACCGGGACGATCGTCCCGGTAAAATGGCATTCCAGGTGAATGCCGTCACCTCGCGGAGCGGGCCCGGCCGAGGAGGCCCTAATCTACCGAGCAGTAACGCCTCGCGTGTGCGCCGAAGGAGATCCATGACCAACATCGTTGTCCTGGTCAAGCAGGTGCCTGACACCTACTCGGAGCGAAAGCTCGCCGAGACCGACCACACCCTTGACCGCGAGTCCGCCGACGCGGTGATCGACGAGATCAACGAGCGCGCCGTCGAGGAGGCGCTCAAGATCAAGGAAGCGGGCGAGGGCGAGGTGACCGTGCTGTGCGTCGGTCCCGAGCGCGCCACCGACGCGATCCGCAAGGCACTGTCGATGGGAGCCGACAAGGCCGTCCACGTCTGCGACGAGGCACTGCACGGCTCCGACATGCTGGCCACGGCCAAGGTGATCGCCGCGGCCGTCCGCAGGATCGAAGGCGTGGACCTGGTGATCGCGGGCAACGAGGCGTCCGACGGTCGCGGTGGCGCCGTGCCAGCGGTGCTCGCCGAGCTGCTCGGCCTGCCGCAGCTCACCCACGCCCGCCAGCTCACCGTCGACGGCGGCTCGGTGAAGGTCGACCGGGAGACCGAGGACGGCATCACGCACCTCGAGGCCAGCCTGCCCGCCGTGGTCAGCGTTACCGAGAAGATCAACGAGCCGAGGTATCCCTCCTTCAAGGGCATCATGGCCGCGAAGAAGAAGCCGGTGGAGACCCTGACCGTGGCCGACCTCGGTGTCGACGCGGGCGAGGTCGGCCTGGCCAACGCGTGGTCCACCGTCCTGGAGGCCTCGCCGAAGCCGCCGCGCACCGCGGGCCAGCGGGTGGAGGACGAGGGCGACGGCGGCGCCAAGGTCGCCGAGTACCTGGTCGGCCAGAAGATCATCTGACAGCACCGACAGACATCGACAGACAAGGAAACCAACTCATGGCCGAAGTTCTCGTCCTCGTCGATCACGTCGACGGTGAGGTCAAGAAGGTCACCTA harbors:
- a CDS encoding class I SAM-dependent methyltransferase; the encoded protein is MSTAAANRAQTLHLTGERTVPGVVEENYWFARHEAAYLALLPHCAGETVLEAGCGEGYGAALIADTGSRVVALDYDQPTMTHVARNYPRLGAVRSNLAFLPVGTAAVGVVANLQVIEHLWDQQGFLAECHRVLRPGGKLLVTTPNRLTFTPDSPTPLNPYHTRELSPAELAELLTDAGFAVESLHGLRHGDRLRELDARHGGSIIEAQLDVVLGSMPGQASWPGELLADVASVRAADFAIDGDDLDSSLDLIAVAVRP
- a CDS encoding DegV family protein, with protein sequence MPDVPVAVITDSTACIPEQLAAQWGISVVQVQIVADGRVDDENRFNREDLIEMLRAGHSVSTRPPDPGAFFWTYQDAVSAGADAIVSLHISSRMSQTVAAAREAAQQVRVPVYVIDSGTTSMSLGFSALSAARAAAAGGAPQRVIEAADRRYRGASELLYVDTLEYLRRGGRIGAASAMLGTALSIKPLLTVREGEVAPLARVPGGKRALAKLTDLAVRRAGNAGVDIAVACAAPTDRELSVVGQLRQRIPNLNDIVVVRASTVIAAHVGPGALGITVAPTL
- a CDS encoding electron transfer flavoprotein subunit beta/FixA family protein, with product MTNIVVLVKQVPDTYSERKLAETDHTLDRESADAVIDEINERAVEEALKIKEAGEGEVTVLCVGPERATDAIRKALSMGADKAVHVCDEALHGSDMLATAKVIAAAVRRIEGVDLVIAGNEASDGRGGAVPAVLAELLGLPQLTHARQLTVDGGSVKVDRETEDGITHLEASLPAVVSVTEKINEPRYPSFKGIMAAKKKPVETLTVADLGVDAGEVGLANAWSTVLEASPKPPRTAGQRVEDEGDGGAKVAEYLVGQKII